The Halococcus saccharolyticus DSM 5350 genome window below encodes:
- a CDS encoding CopZ family metallochaperone — MTTITVEGMSCEHCEQTVEEALQSVPGVSDARADHEAEHATIEGDPDSAALVRAVEDAGYEASV; from the coding sequence ATGACGACGATCACAGTCGAAGGAATGAGCTGCGAGCACTGCGAACAGACTGTCGAGGAGGCACTCCAGAGCGTCCCCGGCGTCTCTGATGCCCGTGCGGATCACGAGGCGGAACACGCGACAATCGAGGGCGACCCTGATAGCGCCGCCCTCGTTCGAGCGGTCGAAGACGCGGGCTACGAAGCCTCGGTGTGA
- a CDS encoding AsnC family transcriptional regulator gives MRDLDETDLEILELLMSDARRPWSEIAEVVDLSPPAVSERVKRLQEIGVIRRFTIDVDRSQLHEGVPVLVRLTVEPDRFESVREALLDAEAIEFMFTTAEHDLLCYALVVDGDVPTWLAEILDLRSIKKYDVQLLTGVEWTPTLGETEFALTCAECGNTVTREGTAARIGEELYQFCCPSCEARFEEQFDRMEEGAAG, from the coding sequence ATGCGCGATCTCGACGAAACGGACCTCGAAATCCTCGAACTGTTGATGAGTGATGCCCGTCGACCATGGAGCGAAATCGCTGAGGTAGTCGATCTCTCGCCACCGGCCGTCTCGGAGCGCGTCAAGCGACTTCAGGAAATAGGCGTCATCCGTCGCTTTACGATCGACGTCGATCGGTCACAACTTCATGAGGGTGTTCCCGTCCTCGTGAGGCTCACAGTAGAACCGGATCGGTTCGAATCCGTTCGTGAAGCTCTCCTGGATGCCGAAGCGATTGAGTTCATGTTCACGACCGCGGAACACGATCTCCTCTGCTACGCACTCGTCGTTGATGGCGACGTCCCAACATGGCTTGCGGAGATACTCGACCTACGAAGCATCAAAAAATACGACGTACAACTTCTGACGGGCGTCGAATGGACGCCGACGCTCGGTGAAACGGAGTTCGCGCTGACGTGTGCCGAGTGCGGCAACACCGTCACCCGTGAGGGAACCGCCGCGCGTATCGGTGAAGAACTCTACCAGTTCTGCTGTCCCTCCTGTGAAGCCCGCTTCGAAGAACAATTCGACCGGATGGAAGAGGGAGCAGCAGGATAG
- a CDS encoding SHOCT domain-containing protein translates to MANSTRADLATVLLIGLAILVLSPMLMMGFAMPMMGGMYGYGASGNIGLVGFLVPLAVLLVVLGAGYLLVRRVTGHTDSRDPALEELRSAYARGDLSDEEFETRRQTLERD, encoded by the coding sequence ATGGCCAACTCCACTCGGGCGGATCTTGCGACGGTTCTGCTGATCGGTCTCGCAATCCTCGTTTTGAGCCCGATGCTCATGATGGGGTTCGCAATGCCGATGATGGGCGGAATGTACGGCTACGGCGCAAGTGGAAACATCGGACTCGTCGGGTTTCTGGTGCCGCTCGCCGTGCTCCTCGTGGTTCTCGGGGCCGGCTATCTCCTCGTCCGTCGCGTGACCGGCCACACCGACTCGCGTGATCCTGCGCTGGAGGAACTTCGGAGCGCCTACGCACGCGGCGACCTATCCGACGAGGAGTTCGAAACGCGCCGTCAAACCCTCGAACGCGATTGA
- a CDS encoding multicopper oxidase family protein: MIPTLSRRQLLAATTASFGMLAGCSSSLPSTGDSSTTMAASGSAPTTEPSNVTATAQSSAVPKDADQQRALTARTGPISPAGDGDSNPTWLYNGRTPGPELRVAESDVLRVDLTNRLPDPTTIHWHGVPLANPMDGVPNVTQAPVEPDGSFTYTFEAAPAGTYFYHSHVGLQLDRHLIGPLIVEEESPHVAFDRDIVVLFNDHLTSAPRPESKWSTGGGDGMGGGGMSGGGMSGDGMGRNQMGGGMSAASRPDYAGLLANGRLPSNPPEFTVEKGERLRVRFINASGATTFGVGVGGHPLNITHADGRPVEPVATDSFAFGPGERYDAVVEATNPGVWAIEAQSVDGDESPASVTLRYEGTTGDPRGPSFDGSQLEYGDLRAVESTEGLQGSPDRTFDVTLSAGRDPGTWLIDGQRFPDADPLQVSAGEHVRLRMRNRSPVVHPMHLHGHFFRVGDAFKDTVMVPGHIGRVTIDFLADNPGEWLFHCHNIYHLDGGMARIIEYAD; encoded by the coding sequence ATGATACCTACCCTCTCCCGGCGACAGTTGCTCGCAGCCACCACTGCGTCATTCGGCATGCTTGCCGGCTGTTCGTCTTCGCTCCCATCGACTGGCGACTCGTCCACTACAATGGCTGCCTCGGGATCGGCTCCAACCACCGAACCGTCCAACGTAACGGCAACCGCTCAATCATCGGCCGTCCCGAAAGACGCCGACCAGCAGCGAGCGCTCACCGCCAGGACCGGCCCGATTTCGCCGGCCGGCGACGGAGATTCGAATCCTACATGGCTCTACAACGGGCGGACGCCCGGACCGGAGCTGCGGGTTGCCGAGAGCGACGTGCTTCGGGTTGATCTTACGAATCGGCTTCCCGACCCGACGACGATACACTGGCATGGCGTCCCGCTCGCCAATCCGATGGACGGCGTGCCGAACGTTACGCAAGCGCCTGTCGAACCCGACGGGTCGTTTACCTACACGTTCGAGGCAGCCCCGGCCGGGACGTATTTCTATCACAGTCACGTCGGTCTCCAACTCGACCGCCATCTCATCGGCCCGCTCATCGTCGAAGAGGAATCACCGCACGTCGCATTCGACCGCGATATCGTCGTACTGTTCAACGATCATCTGACGAGTGCCCCGCGGCCGGAATCCAAATGGAGCACAGGGGGTGGAGACGGGATGGGTGGTGGCGGAATGAGTGGTGGCGGAATGAGTGGTGACGGGATGGGCCGAAATCAGATGGGCGGTGGGATGAGTGCGGCCTCGCGTCCGGACTACGCGGGACTACTTGCGAACGGCCGTCTCCCTTCGAACCCGCCGGAATTCACCGTCGAGAAGGGCGAGCGACTCCGCGTTCGGTTCATCAACGCCAGCGGCGCAACGACCTTCGGTGTCGGCGTTGGCGGCCATCCACTGAACATCACCCACGCCGATGGCCGACCGGTCGAACCCGTGGCGACCGACTCGTTCGCCTTCGGTCCCGGCGAACGGTATGATGCGGTCGTCGAAGCGACCAACCCCGGAGTGTGGGCCATCGAGGCCCAATCAGTCGATGGCGACGAGTCGCCGGCGAGCGTGACGCTACGATACGAGGGCACTACTGGCGACCCGCGCGGGCCGTCGTTCGATGGCAGCCAACTCGAGTACGGCGATCTGCGCGCGGTCGAATCCACCGAAGGACTACAGGGGTCACCGGACCGGACGTTCGACGTCACCCTCTCGGCGGGTCGCGATCCGGGAACGTGGCTCATCGATGGCCAGCGATTTCCCGATGCGGACCCGCTACAGGTCAGCGCCGGCGAGCACGTCCGACTGCGGATGCGCAATCGAAGCCCGGTGGTCCACCCGATGCATCTTCATGGACACTTCTTCCGCGTCGGCGACGCGTTCAAAGACACGGTGATGGTGCCGGGCCACATTGGCCGCGTAACGATTGACTTCCTCGCGGACAATCCCGGTGAATGGCTATTTCACTGTCACAATATCTATCACCTCGACGGCGGCATGGCACGTATCATCGAATACGCCGACTGA
- a CDS encoding DUF302 domain-containing protein, with product MTYTLTTTADEPFDEVVTATTDALEDEGFGVLSDIDVRETLKQKLDVDTRQYRILGACNPQLAHEGLDEEPELGALLPCNVIVYESDDGVTVSAVDPGRLVGITDNPALDSIAEEVHERFERVLETVGEGA from the coding sequence ATGACGTACACACTCACCACGACTGCCGACGAACCGTTCGACGAGGTAGTGACCGCCACGACTGATGCACTTGAAGACGAGGGATTCGGCGTCCTCAGCGATATCGACGTCCGTGAGACGCTCAAACAGAAACTCGACGTCGACACCCGACAGTACCGCATTCTTGGCGCGTGCAACCCCCAGCTCGCCCACGAGGGTCTCGACGAGGAACCTGAACTGGGTGCGCTCTTGCCGTGTAACGTGATCGTCTACGAATCCGACGACGGCGTCACCGTGAGCGCGGTCGACCCCGGACGGCTCGTCGGCATTACCGACAATCCCGCGCTCGATTCCATCGCCGAGGAGGTCCACGAGCGTTTCGAACGCGTCCTCGAAACCGTCGGCGAGGGGGCATAA
- a CDS encoding heavy metal translocating P-type ATPase — protein MSHRKTQLDIQGMSCANCSQTITQALTDLDGVSEANINFATDEGTVEYDSEETTLGEIYTAIDDAGYSAMSTSVSIGITDMTCSNCAETNETALEDIPGVISAEVNYATDEANVEYNPAETSREQLYEAIESAGYSPVRDDGSGNSEQDQRDAARNEEIRHQLRLTLFGAALSLPLLAFLVEKFILGGGALPETIFGIEFGWVEFALATPVQAVLGWPFYKNSYKALVKNRSANMDVLIALGSTTAYLYSVVVLLGLLAGGLYFDTAALILVFITLGNYLEARSKGQAGEALQQLLEMEADTATVVDDEGNEEEIPLDEVDVGDRMKVRPGEQIPTDGTVVDGQSAVDESMVTGESVPVEKEEGDEVVGSTINENGVLVVEATKVGSDTAIQQIVQTVKEAQSRQPDIQNLADRISAYFVPIVIVNALLWGVVWYLFPEALAGFVGALPLWGLVAGGPAVAGGTVSVFEFAVVVFASAVLIACPCALGLATPAATMVGTSIGAQTGVLFKGGDILERAKDVDTVVFDKTGTLTEGEMELTDVVPLGGTRTTTDGGTETAADGGAQALEDRSEPESEAESDEETVLRAAASAESGSEHPLAQAIVDGAEERGIDLADPEDFENVPGHGVRATVDGEEVLVGNRKLMRDNDIDPSAAEDELERLEGEGKTAMLVARGDTLLGLVADADTVKESAKEAVAALHERDLAVHMITGDNERTAEAVAEEVGIDPENVRAEVLPEDKSDALDDIQQDGTKAMMVGDGVNDAPALATAHVGTAIGSGTDVAIEAADVTLMRDDPLNVVKAIRISDGTLQKIKQNLFWALGYNTAMIPLASLGLLQPVLAAAAMAFSSVSVLSNSLLFRRYTPDHDYKLLGFLR, from the coding sequence ATGAGTCACCGCAAAACACAACTCGACATCCAGGGCATGAGTTGTGCAAACTGCTCACAGACCATAACTCAGGCCCTCACCGACCTCGACGGGGTGAGCGAGGCGAACATCAACTTCGCCACCGACGAGGGGACCGTCGAGTACGACTCGGAAGAGACGACGCTCGGGGAAATTTACACGGCGATCGACGATGCCGGGTACAGCGCGATGAGCACGTCGGTCTCTATCGGCATCACCGACATGACGTGTTCGAACTGCGCTGAGACCAACGAGACGGCACTCGAAGACATCCCTGGAGTGATCTCGGCGGAGGTCAACTACGCAACCGACGAGGCGAACGTCGAGTACAACCCCGCCGAAACTTCTCGTGAACAGCTCTACGAGGCAATCGAGAGCGCCGGCTACTCACCCGTACGCGACGACGGGAGCGGAAACTCCGAGCAGGACCAGCGCGACGCCGCACGGAACGAAGAGATCCGCCACCAACTCCGGCTGACGCTGTTCGGCGCGGCGCTCTCACTTCCGCTACTTGCGTTTCTCGTTGAGAAGTTCATCTTGGGCGGCGGGGCACTCCCCGAGACGATTTTCGGCATCGAGTTCGGCTGGGTAGAGTTCGCGCTCGCAACGCCCGTACAGGCCGTCCTCGGCTGGCCGTTCTACAAGAACTCGTACAAGGCGCTAGTGAAAAACCGCTCGGCGAACATGGACGTGCTGATCGCGCTTGGCTCGACTACAGCCTATCTCTATTCGGTCGTGGTCCTGTTGGGCCTACTCGCGGGCGGGCTGTACTTCGATACCGCCGCGTTGATCCTCGTGTTCATCACGCTCGGTAACTACCTCGAAGCCCGCTCGAAGGGACAGGCCGGAGAGGCGCTCCAGCAACTGCTGGAGATGGAAGCCGATACCGCGACTGTCGTCGATGACGAGGGTAACGAGGAGGAGATCCCCCTCGACGAAGTCGACGTCGGCGACCGGATGAAGGTCCGTCCGGGCGAGCAGATCCCGACCGATGGCACTGTCGTCGACGGGCAAAGCGCGGTCGACGAATCGATGGTCACCGGCGAATCCGTCCCGGTCGAGAAAGAAGAGGGTGACGAGGTGGTTGGCTCAACCATCAACGAAAACGGCGTCTTGGTAGTGGAAGCGACGAAAGTTGGGTCCGACACCGCGATCCAGCAGATCGTTCAGACTGTCAAGGAGGCCCAGTCACGCCAGCCCGACATCCAGAATCTCGCCGACCGGATCTCGGCGTATTTCGTCCCGATCGTCATTGTGAACGCGCTGCTCTGGGGCGTCGTCTGGTATCTGTTCCCCGAAGCACTCGCCGGGTTCGTCGGGGCACTACCGCTCTGGGGACTCGTCGCGGGCGGTCCAGCAGTTGCCGGCGGCACGGTCTCGGTCTTCGAGTTCGCGGTAGTGGTCTTCGCGTCGGCAGTCCTGATTGCGTGTCCGTGCGCGCTCGGGCTCGCTACGCCAGCGGCGACGATGGTCGGTACCTCGATCGGTGCCCAGACGGGTGTCCTGTTCAAGGGCGGTGACATCCTCGAACGCGCGAAGGACGTCGATACGGTCGTGTTCGACAAGACGGGGACGCTCACCGAAGGTGAAATGGAACTGACCGACGTCGTCCCGCTTGGCGGAACTCGTACAACAACCGACGGCGGTACTGAAACAGCAGCCGACGGCGGCGCACAGGCGCTCGAAGACCGATCTGAGCCCGAGAGCGAGGCAGAAAGCGACGAAGAGACGGTTCTCAGGGCCGCGGCAAGTGCCGAGTCTGGAAGCGAGCACCCGCTCGCACAAGCGATCGTCGACGGTGCTGAAGAACGTGGCATCGACCTCGCCGACCCCGAAGACTTCGAGAACGTGCCCGGTCACGGCGTTCGCGCGACGGTCGACGGCGAGGAGGTACTCGTCGGCAATCGCAAGCTCATGCGTGACAACGATATCGATCCTTCGGCTGCCGAAGACGAACTCGAACGGCTCGAAGGCGAGGGCAAGACCGCGATGTTGGTCGCGCGCGGCGATACCCTCCTCGGTCTCGTCGCCGATGCCGACACGGTCAAAGAGAGCGCCAAAGAGGCTGTAGCGGCGCTCCACGAACGGGATCTCGCGGTCCACATGATCACTGGTGACAACGAGCGCACGGCTGAAGCGGTCGCCGAAGAGGTCGGCATCGACCCCGAAAACGTCCGTGCGGAGGTCCTCCCCGAGGACAAATCCGACGCACTCGACGACATCCAGCAGGATGGAACGAAGGCGATGATGGTCGGCGATGGTGTGAACGACGCACCGGCGCTCGCAACCGCCCACGTGGGCACCGCCATCGGCTCGGGCACCGACGTGGCCATCGAGGCCGCCGACGTCACGCTGATGCGCGACGACCCCCTCAACGTGGTCAAGGCCATCCGCATCAGTGACGGGACGCTCCAGAAGATCAAACAGAACCTCTTCTGGGCGCTCGGCTACAACACGGCGATGATTCCACTCGCCTCCTTAGGGTTGCTCCAGCCGGTGCTAGCCGCAGCAGCGATGGCGTTTTCGAGCGTGTCGGTGCTGTCGAACAGCCTTCTGTTCCGTCGGTACACTCCCGACCACGACTACAAGCTGCTCGGATTCCTCCGCTAA